From the Thunnus albacares chromosome 24, fThuAlb1.1, whole genome shotgun sequence genome, one window contains:
- the cab39l gene encoding calcium-binding protein 39-like yields MPLFGKSHKSPADIVRTLKENLAILVKQDKKTDKASEEVSKCLVSMKEILYGSNDKEPHTETVAQLAQELYNSGLLISLVENLQVIDFEGKKDVCQIFNNILRRQIGTRSPTVEYFCSHQEVLFILLKGYETPQVALNCGIMLRECIRHEPLAKIVLHSDHFNSFFNYVEMSTFDIASDAFATFKDLLTRHKVLVAEYLEQNYDAVFADYEKLLHSENYVTKRQSLKLLGELLLDRHNFTVMTRYISKPENLKLMMNLLRDKSPNIQFEAFHVFKVFVANPNKTQPIIDILLKNQTKLIDFLSNFQKDRTDDEQFNDEKTYLIKQIRDLKKPAS; encoded by the exons ATGCCGCTGTTTGGTAAATCCCACAAGAGCCCGGCGGACATCGTCAGGACCCTGAAGGAAAACCTGGCCATCCTAGTCAAACAGGATAAGAAGACAGACAAG GCGTCTGAGGAGGTGTCCAAGTGTTTGGTGTCCATGAAGGAGATTCTGTACGGGAGCAACGACAAGGAGCCTCACACCGAGACTGTGGCCCAGCTGGCGCAGGAGCTGTACAACAGCGGCCTGCTGATCTCACTGGTAGAAAACCTGCAGGTCATAGACTTTgag gggAAGAAGGACGTGTGTCAGATCTTTAACAACATCCTGAGGAGGCAGATCGGGACGAGGAGCCCCACTGTCGAATACTTCTGCTCCCACCAAGAGGTCCTCTTTATACTGCTGAAAGG GTACGAGACACCACAGGTAGCGCTGAACTGTGGGATCATGCTGAGGGAGTGTATCCGCCACGAGCCGCTCGCCAAGATAGTTCTTCATTCGGACCATTTCAACAGTTTCTTCAACTACGTGGAGATGTCGACCTTCGACATCGCCTCCGACGCCTTCGCCACCTTCAAG GATCTCCTGACAAGACACAAAGTGCTTGTGGCTGAATACCTCGAACAGAACTACGATGCT GTGTTTGCAGACTACGAGAAGCTGCTGCACTCTGAGAACTACGTCACCAAGAGGCAGTCTCTAAAG CTTTTGGGCGAGCTGTTATTGGACAGACATAACTTCACAGTGATGACACGCTACATCAGCAAGCCGGAGAATCTCAAGCTGATGATGAATCTGCTAAGAGACAAGAGTCCCAACATCCAGTTTGAGGCCTTCCACGTCTTCAAG GTGTTTGTAGCGAACCCCAACAAGACGCAGCCCATCATCGACATCCTGCTCAAGAACCAGACCAAACTCATCGACTTCCTGAGCAACTTCCAGAAGGATCGCACAGATGACGAGCAGTTCAACGACGAGAAGACCT